One window of the Thermodesulfomicrobium sp. WS genome contains the following:
- a CDS encoding YkgJ family cysteine cluster protein, with the protein MQEFSPFFNEYSQLAASVERLCAQVAEQFAHAVRCHEGCTDCCHALFDIPLIEAIYLQHHFSALDDDLKQRIWIDADKTDRHIEVLKKRLYKEHARSGDTQAILQQAGAERVRCPLLGEDDRCTLYAHRPLTCRIYGLPLDVHGQGCSCGLSGFVPGERYPAIKVAPLQDRLVDMSRRLLASVGSPYLDFATMFVPVSRALLTTYDAVFFGLEQLDSEEKDG; encoded by the coding sequence ATGCAGGAATTCTCTCCTTTTTTCAATGAATATTCCCAGTTGGCCGCATCGGTAGAGCGTTTGTGTGCCCAAGTGGCGGAGCAATTTGCTCATGCGGTGCGTTGCCATGAAGGATGTACTGATTGTTGTCATGCCCTTTTTGATATTCCTCTTATAGAGGCGATATACCTTCAACATCATTTCTCTGCTCTGGACGACGATCTGAAGCAACGTATTTGGATTGATGCGGATAAGACGGATCGTCATATCGAAGTGCTCAAAAAGCGTCTGTACAAAGAACACGCCCGCAGCGGCGATACGCAGGCCATTTTGCAGCAGGCAGGCGCTGAGCGAGTGCGGTGTCCACTTTTGGGGGAAGATGATCGGTGCACGCTCTATGCCCATCGTCCCCTCACCTGCCGCATCTACGGCTTGCCTTTGGACGTTCACGGGCAGGGGTGCTCGTGCGGCTTGTCGGGATTTGTGCCGGGAGAGCGCTATCCTGCCATCAAGGTGGCGCCGTTGCAGGACCGTTTGGTGGATATGAGTCGACGTTTGCTTGCGTCGGTGGGGTCTCCGTATCTCGATTTTGCCACCATGTTCGTGCCTGTTTCGCGGGCGCTCCTCACTACGTATGATGCTGTATTTTTTGGTCTTGAGCAGCTTGATTCCGAGGAGAAGGACGGATGA
- the dsrP gene encoding sulfate reduction electron transfer complex DsrMKJOP subunit DsrP: MLEKALQGSKLYWGWLGFLALLALVGVACYWQQLSHGLTITGMSRDVTWGFYIAQFTFLVGVAASAVMLVIPKYLHDYKKFTKILILGEFNAVAMVLLCLLFIVADLGSPQRLMNVLLHPTPNSILFWDMVVLNGYLLINILVGWVTLEAERKQVEPPHWIKFFVYLSIPWAVSIHTVTAFLYAGLPGRGYWLTAVLAARFLSSAFAAGPAFLILVTYIARMFTGFDPGKDVLPTLGKTVVYAMIVNIFLFLCEVFTVSYSQIPSHMAHLQYLFFGYHGHGVLVPWMWASMIMGVAGILILLVPKNRKQDNMLIIGCLLVFIGAWIDKGLGMIGGGFVPNPLHEVTEYVPTQLELGVSLGIYAVGFMVLTILYKVAIGVKQEVE, translated from the coding sequence ATGCTGGAAAAAGCCCTTCAAGGATCGAAGTTGTATTGGGGGTGGCTCGGCTTCTTGGCCTTGCTCGCGCTAGTGGGCGTGGCCTGTTATTGGCAACAGCTCTCCCATGGCCTGACCATCACCGGCATGAGCCGGGATGTGACCTGGGGATTTTATATCGCCCAGTTCACTTTCCTGGTGGGCGTGGCCGCTTCGGCGGTCATGCTGGTCATTCCCAAGTACCTTCATGACTACAAGAAGTTCACCAAGATTTTGATCCTTGGCGAATTCAACGCGGTGGCCATGGTGCTTTTGTGCCTGCTCTTCATCGTGGCGGATTTGGGCTCTCCCCAACGCCTCATGAATGTGCTCTTGCATCCCACTCCCAATTCCATCCTGTTTTGGGACATGGTGGTGCTCAATGGCTACCTGCTCATCAACATCCTGGTGGGTTGGGTGACCCTGGAGGCGGAGCGCAAACAGGTGGAACCGCCCCATTGGATCAAGTTCTTTGTCTATCTGTCCATCCCCTGGGCGGTGTCCATCCATACCGTGACGGCCTTCCTCTACGCAGGTCTTCCCGGGCGGGGGTACTGGCTCACTGCAGTGTTGGCGGCGCGCTTTTTGTCCTCGGCGTTTGCTGCGGGCCCGGCCTTTCTCATTCTGGTCACGTATATTGCCCGCATGTTCACCGGCTTTGATCCGGGCAAAGACGTGCTCCCCACTTTGGGCAAGACCGTGGTGTACGCCATGATCGTGAACATTTTCCTCTTCCTCTGCGAAGTGTTCACGGTGAGCTATAGCCAGATCCCGTCGCACATGGCGCATCTGCAGTATCTCTTCTTTGGCTACCATGGCCATGGGGTGCTGGTCCCGTGGATGTGGGCGTCCATGATCATGGGCGTGGCGGGCATTCTGATCCTCTTGGTTCCCAAGAACCGCAAGCAGGACAACATGCTCATCATTGGCTGCCTGTTGGTGTTCATTGGCGCCTGGATCGACAAAGGATTGGGGATGATCGGCGGCGGTTTCGTGCCCAACCCCTTGCATGAAGTGACGGAATACGTTCCCACGCAACTGGAGTTGGGGGTATCTTTGGGAATTTACGCCGTAGGTTTCATGGTCTTGACCATTTTGTACAAGGTGGCCATCGGCGTGAAGCAGGAAGTGGAGTAG
- a CDS encoding ferredoxin, producing MAYKITVDLDKCVGDGECVDVCPVEVYELQDGKAVAVNEEECLGCESCVEVCEQDAITVEEA from the coding sequence ATGGCTTACAAGATTACGGTGGATCTGGACAAGTGTGTGGGCGACGGCGAGTGTGTGGATGTGTGCCCCGTGGAAGTGTACGAGCTTCAGGATGGCAAGGCCGTGGCCGTGAACGAAGAAGAATGCCTGGGCTGTGAGTCCTGCGTGGAAGTGTGCGAGCAGGACGCCATCACTGTGGAAGAGGCCTAA
- a CDS encoding tetratricopeptide repeat protein, whose product MSSKIQPDYGPQDPESIKIALQENPDSATLLYNLGVSLIAQRRLDEAEKAFRDALALEPEIAEAYVQLGGLAMHRGDLDTCLEMNKKAAQIRPRFAVPWGNIGFVHMQRQEPDKAVKALKKALSLDPKFIQAHTTLGSAYLALGDPDGCIMQCMKAIEIEPMFGPAYNNIGLAYLEKGEVEKAVPYFEKALETGFEVESAVLEEIAPYRSGAQKP is encoded by the coding sequence GTGTCGTCGAAAATTCAGCCGGACTACGGCCCTCAAGATCCAGAATCCATTAAAATTGCGTTGCAAGAAAATCCAGATTCTGCAACGTTGTTGTACAATCTTGGGGTTTCGTTGATTGCCCAGCGCCGCCTCGATGAAGCGGAAAAGGCTTTTCGGGATGCGCTGGCGTTAGAGCCAGAAATCGCAGAGGCGTATGTGCAATTGGGAGGACTGGCCATGCATCGCGGCGATTTGGATACATGTTTGGAAATGAACAAAAAAGCCGCGCAAATTCGTCCTCGTTTTGCTGTTCCTTGGGGAAACATTGGCTTCGTACACATGCAGCGCCAAGAGCCGGACAAGGCTGTCAAAGCATTGAAAAAAGCATTGAGCCTGGACCCAAAGTTCATCCAGGCTCATACGACATTGGGGAGCGCCTATCTTGCTTTAGGGGATCCTGATGGTTGCATCATGCAATGTATGAAGGCCATCGAAATCGAACCCATGTTTGGCCCGGCGTATAACAATATCGGTCTTGCCTATTTGGAAAAAGGCGAGGTGGAGAAGGCCGTCCCGTATTTTGAAAAAGCATTGGAAACGGGATTTGAGGTGGAGTCGGCGGTGCTGGAGGAGATTGCCCCGTACCGTTCGGGCGCACAAAAACCATGA